The DNA window GGCAGAGTTCGCCCCCCTCGGATTTCATCTGGATATGCCCCAATTCACCGGCGAAGCCACCCCCACCCTGAAAAATAGTCCCATCAACGATAACCCCCAGCCCAACACCCCAGTCGATATTGACCGACATAACATGGTTTTTTCCCTTCGCCAGCCCGAACCGGTGTTCGCCGATAATCATGGCCTGCGAGTCGTTGATGAGGTAGACGGGTGCACCGAAAATCGTCCGAAACAGCTGGCTCATTGACATACCCGGTCCGTTCAGGTTTGGGTACGTGTGGTTGATGCTTCGCTTGGGATCGACCAGGCCAGGCATCGAAACGCCGATACCGATGGTCTGCACATTACGGGCTTCCAGCAGCTGGCTCAGTTGCTCCAGTGGCTCCCGCAGTACCGACAGAAACCCGGGCGACAGATCAAGACCCATCTTAACGTCAAGCTCTTCAACGATCTCGTTGGCCAGATTCATGGCCCGCAGTTGAATGTCGTGTACGGTAATGTCGGCAACGATGTTTATGTAGCGCTCGGGATTGAGGGCGAACAGCGACGGCTTACGGCCAAACTGCGCATTACCAGTGCCGATTCCGCGCACCCAATGCTCGTTACTCAGTTCTTCAATCAGGTTAGTCGTCGACGGGACACTGGTATGCAGAAGGCCCGCTAGCTGCGAGATCGTACGGGATTCCGCCCGGTACAATTCATCGATTAAGCGTCGCTTGAGTTTACTTTTTTTAGTGTCGATGACTGAAAGAACTATATTATCCTGCATGATGATGGATGTATTCGGCTTATCCGTTGCCAGGTGGCAATCGGTGGTTCAGGTTTTATTGATAGAGTATTACGTTGCCCTGCGAACAGGTTTGCTTACGCAGCTATAGTAAGGCAGCAAGTTTACTACCCTACTTGCTTACTATTTTGCTTTGTCTCGCTACGTAACTAGTCAGGTGAGCGCATTGTCCTGAACAGGTTAGATTACAAAACTTGATTTTCGTCATCTTTTCTGCCCGCATCGGCACACCGGTCTGTATAACAGCACGTTCACCACTATATTTTCAATGGCTCGACTGCTTTTCGGCAGTGGTCCTTAACGGCCAGCAGTCAGTATTTTGCGAACACCCGCTTTGCGTAGCCGGTCGATAACAAAGTCGCCGATCGCTTTGCCCTGCACTTGCCCGTTTTCGATCGCATCCCGGTAGTGAATACCGCCGTAAAGCCGCGAAATAGCCGCTTCCGACGCTGCCTGCCGAAACGATGAAAACTTCCGCTCCGGTAAGTCAAAGGTTACTTCGGTATTGTCTACAAAGGCAATGCCATCACCAAGCAGATAAGTCAGCACTTCCGAAACTGCCGTCGAGATTACGCTATGCCCACTCGTATATTCCGGGAAAGGGGGCGTTTGTAACAGCGGTTGCCAGCGCGGGCTGATGTACCGGTTGATGTACGTTTCGGGGCGGATACGGTTGCTGCGGTACTTCTCGTCCCATACGCTGATAAACGCATCCATAAGCGTCATAGCGGCAATCGATTCAACTTCCACCGCCTGATCGAACGGTAGTTTGAGCTGGCTCGTAACCAGATTCGTGATGTTCATCCAATGGCCGCCGGGGCTGATTTTTTTAAAGCCGATCGACATGTGGCCCGACGTATTGACGGCAAACGGGTTGCAGTCCCAGTACGACGCGATAAACCGCTGTTCGGGCGTCAGCGCATTCACAACAGTATGTACCTCTCGTGCCAGCTTGTAGAACTGGCTGGTAGAATCTTTGCTGAATGTGGCTGGAGCAATGGGCTTAAACTGACTGCACGAATCGATCAGCATCGGCCTGATTGTGCGCCAGTTGGGCTCAATCGCTTCGATGTAAGCCGGTGGTGTTGGGTACCAGTGCGCGTCGTCTTTGATGGGTCGGTAGCGCAGCTGCGTACTCAATTTGCTGTACTTGTCGCCAGCCGCCCGCTGCATTACCTGCTTGGCCACCTGCTGCGCCACCTCAACCGACTGCTCAATCTGGATCGGCGTGTAACCGGCTTTCTGCAACGACTCAAGCAGTTTTTTCTGCTCCTCCTCCAGCATATAGCCCGACGGCAGAATCAGTCGGCCCGTTTCCAGAATACAGTACAGCGCGGCAATCTGGTAGTTGTAATGCTCGGGTGTAGTGATCATGATTGGCTTCATCTGCTGCACAAACCGCTGAGCCGTTGCGACCTGATCGGGGTGTTGCTGCGCGACGATTTCATGGGCGCCCAACAGGCAGTAGGTGTAAAATCGACTGGCTGCGGGCGGATTGACAACGTCGTGGATCATCACCATCGTCGTGGCAAACACCGCTGGCTGTAACCGGTGCGCCAGATCAGGCAGTTTGGGCGTTGGCCGGGCCATGCTCACCTGCCAGCACAGCCACAAGACAAGCAATTTCTTCATGGCTTCGTGGTTTTATACAGTTGCAGTGGCTGGTTGAACGATCCGATCAGTACATACGGCTGACCGCCGATGGTTACCGTCATGGCTGATTTTACGTCGCCCTGCACCAACAAACCGGACGCGGGCTGACTGACGTAGGTGAAGCCGCCTTTCCCGTCGCCCGATAGCAGACAGCCGTAATTGGCATCCATACTGCCCAGCTTCAGCCGGTTGTCGGACCGGTTGCCGAGCAGCAGCAGGTCTGTTGTGCCGTTCCGGTCATAATCGCCCGTCAGGGTGCTGGTAACGGGCGCAAATTGTGCCTGAATCGGTAGTTCACCCGGTACGAACGTATTCCCCTGCCGCAGGTAGCAAACCGAACGCGTATTGGTCACGGTGAGCTTGTGGGCTTTGGCCAACTCCTCCGCTGAGAAAATATCCGTTGCCGATGCGTTCGCGTAGTCTTTGTAGTAGGCAAACTTCCGGCGCATGGCGTATATCTGATCGTTCAGCTCGTCGCGGCTGACAAACGGGTACGTCTTGCCCTGAATGTAGTAGCAGAAAAACGGATCGACCGAGCCATTCCCGTCGAAGTCGGCAAACAACAGTTCAGCGGGCTCAGTGGTCGATGCTTTGATCTGCGAATTAAGCCCCAGGTTACCGGCTATGATGTCTTTCTTCCCATCGCCATTTAGATCAGCAACCGTCAGCGACGACCAAAAACCCGTCTCACCCCTGGGCATATACGTTTTCGTCTGATCGACAAACCCACTCTTCGTGTTTTGGTAGACTATGACCGGCATGAACTCGCCACACAGTATCAGGTCGGGCCGGTTGTCGCCGTCCAAATCACTCCACTGAGCATCCGTCACCATCCCAACCGATGCAAACGGTACATCGACCAGACTGAACCGTGCGTTGCCTTTATTTTCGAGCAGATACGACTGCGGTGTTTCGGGGTACCGGCCCGGCACAACCCGCCCACCCACGAACAAATCGAGATCACCGTCGCCATCGTAATCGACCGGCCGTATGCACGACTTGCTGCTCATCGTCATTGCAGGCAGCGTTGCTTTGTTTAGCTTTCCGTGACCATCATTCAGGTACAGTTCGTCCTGTAGCGATGCTGTATTCGCTTCAAACAGGGAATACCCACCCTTTGCAACGTACAAATCATCATAGCCGTCACCGTTGGCGTCGAAGAACGTAGCTGCCGAGATAGCCGATACGGTTTCGTCGCCAATCGTCAGCCCGTCGAGCTTCGTGAACGCCGGTTCCGATTTTTTACCTTTCTGCTGTATCCAGACCGCACCCGGCTTTTTCTGATCACCACTGATGAACAAGTCCTCCAGCCCATCACGGTTGACATCACCTTTGGCAATGACCGGCCCCGTGTGCGAATACATCCAGAGCATAAGCGGCTGCCGTTTGAAGTCATTCTCGACGTAGCCTTCGTGCGTGTGCGGCAGTAGCGAATCAACCGATACGAACACCGGTACAGCGTTAGCGACTGGGTTTGTCTTTACCTTTTTTGCGCCCGCCTGTCTGATTGTCAGCAACTGATTCACCCCTTGCCGCACCAGTACCTGCCGCGACTGATCGGGCCACACCACGGCAATGGAATCGATTGTGGTGGCGGCTCCCAGACCAAAGTGCAGTGTCGTCGGCTGGGTCGACAGGTAGCCCCGCGCCGGGTTCAGCTCCTGATACTGCCTGTTGCCCGCCGTGTAAACAGTAACCTTAGCGCCAATCGTGCCGGCGGAACCATTGTCTGACTCCAGTTTCAGCTGCACATACGCATGTTGCCCCTGCTCACGAGCCATGTTTTGGTAGACCGACGCTGGTTCGTTGATGTTGTTGACGATCAGTTCGAGATCACCGTCGTTGTCCAAATCAGCGTAAACGGCCCCGTTCGAGATCGTCGGCTTCGTAATCCCCCACCCCTGCTGCTGATTTGAGAACGTCAGGTCGTGGTTGTTACGGAACACGTAGTTGGGCAGCTTCGTGGCAGGCATGGCTTTTACCAGATCCATCAGCTGCACCGGTTCGCGATCGATTGCCTTGCGGATTTTGTAGTCGCCCCAATAGCGCAGGAAGTCTTTGTTGGTGTAATCGCGCAGGTACCCGTTGGTGATGAACAGGTCTTTGTAACCATCATTGTCGAAGTCAGCTAACAGGGGTGCCCAGCTCCAGTCGGTATTTGAGACACCCGCCACCTGCGCAATCTCGCTGAACACAGGCAACGACATACCGTTGTTACCAGCTATATTACCATTGTTCAGCTGCAACATATTGCGCATGTACTGCCGTTGCAGGTTCTGTTGCTGCATCAGTTCAAACGACTCGTAGTTCTCCTGCAACTGAAGCAGTTTCTGCCGCCGATTATCTTCCGGTAGCATATCCAGCGATATGATATCAGGCAGGCCGTCGTTGTTTACATCGGCAATATCAACGCCCATCGAGAACTGCGCCATGTGCCGCAACTGCTGCTGCGTGGCGTCCAGAAAGGTGCCGTTCTTCTGGTTTATGTAGATGTAATCGGGTTCGTTGTAATCGTTCGTTACGTAGACGTCGGGCCAACCGTCGAGATTGATATCGGCAATGGCCATGCCCAACCCGAATGTTAGCGGGTACTGGTGAATCCCGGCTTTGGCCGTTACGTCGACAAATTTGCCCTTCTGATTTTCGAACAGCTTGTTTCCCGCTAGCGGATCGGTTTCGTTGTGCAGCCGGGCCAGCTCCATGTTGTCGTACTTCTTGACGTTATGGTTCAGCAACAGCATGTCGAGATCACCGTCGCGGTCGTAGTCGAGGAAGGCGGCCTGTGTGCTGTAGCCGGGATCGTCGAGGCCGTACTCAGCCGCTTTTTCCACGAACTGTGCCGTACCGTCGGCCTTATTACCCTGATTGATGAAGAGTTGATTTCGGCGCAGGGCTTCATCGCCTTTGCCCGAATAACAAACATAGATGTCGGGGCGTCCGTCGTTGTTCACGTCGGCGACGCTCACGCCCGTTTTCCAGCCACCGCTACGGCCACTAAGCCCGGCACCGGCGGCTTTGGTAATGTCGGTAAACGCCAGCTTACCCTGATTCAGGTACAGCTTATTGGCGTTGAGATTGGCCGTAAAGAACAGGTCGATCAGGCCATCGTTGTTGAAGTCGGCAGCGGCAACACCGGCACCGTTGTAGAAATATTCGTACGACAGCACATTCAACTGCTCATTCTCGTCTACGTTGTTCGTAAACGTGATGCCCGTTTTTTCGGACAATAGCGCCTGAAAAAGCGTCGATTGTCCATTGGCAGACAGGCCAGCGAAGCACAGTAGTACGATTGACAGCAATCGGCAAATAGCAGGCTGAATAGCTGTAATCATTTCATTAATAGCGAACTAGGATGGTAAGTATAGCAGGAACGAG is part of the Spirosoma rhododendri genome and encodes:
- a CDS encoding ROK family protein codes for the protein MQDNIVLSVIDTKKSKLKRRLIDELYRAESRTISQLAGLLHTSVPSTTNLIEELSNEHWVRGIGTGNAQFGRKPSLFALNPERYINIVADITVHDIQLRAMNLANEIVEELDVKMGLDLSPGFLSVLREPLEQLSQLLEARNVQTIGIGVSMPGLVDPKRSINHTYPNLNGPGMSMSQLFRTIFGAPVYLINDSQAMIIGEHRFGLAKGKNHVMSVNIDWGVGLGVIVDGTIFQGGGGFAGELGHIQMKSEGGELCHCGKVGCLDTLASASALIQRAKAGLKAGAVSLLAEENLDNLTIETIIAKAGLGDVFSIDLLSDIGSELGRGLATAVHLFNPELIIVNGVLAKAEKAIIRPIEQAIAKYCLPNYRDNLTIVQSNLDGMAKLYGTQAYVLQNLLEQELIP
- a CDS encoding vanadium-dependent haloperoxidase, which produces MKKLLVLWLCWQVSMARPTPKLPDLAHRLQPAVFATTMVMIHDVVNPPAASRFYTYCLLGAHEIVAQQHPDQVATAQRFVQQMKPIMITTPEHYNYQIAALYCILETGRLILPSGYMLEEEQKKLLESLQKAGYTPIQIEQSVEVAQQVAKQVMQRAAGDKYSKLSTQLRYRPIKDDAHWYPTPPAYIEAIEPNWRTIRPMLIDSCSQFKPIAPATFSKDSTSQFYKLAREVHTVVNALTPEQRFIASYWDCNPFAVNTSGHMSIGFKKISPGGHWMNITNLVTSQLKLPFDQAVEVESIAAMTLMDAFISVWDEKYRSNRIRPETYINRYISPRWQPLLQTPPFPEYTSGHSVISTAVSEVLTYLLGDGIAFVDNTEVTFDLPERKFSSFRQAASEAAISRLYGGIHYRDAIENGQVQGKAIGDFVIDRLRKAGVRKILTAGR
- a CDS encoding VCBS repeat-containing protein, which gives rise to MITAIQPAICRLLSIVLLCFAGLSANGQSTLFQALLSEKTGITFTNNVDENEQLNVLSYEYFYNGAGVAAADFNNDGLIDLFFTANLNANKLYLNQGKLAFTDITKAAGAGLSGRSGGWKTGVSVADVNNDGRPDIYVCYSGKGDEALRRNQLFINQGNKADGTAQFVEKAAEYGLDDPGYSTQAAFLDYDRDGDLDMLLLNHNVKKYDNMELARLHNETDPLAGNKLFENQKGKFVDVTAKAGIHQYPLTFGLGMAIADINLDGWPDVYVTNDYNEPDYIYINQKNGTFLDATQQQLRHMAQFSMGVDIADVNNDGLPDIISLDMLPEDNRRQKLLQLQENYESFELMQQQNLQRQYMRNMLQLNNGNIAGNNGMSLPVFSEIAQVAGVSNTDWSWAPLLADFDNDGYKDLFITNGYLRDYTNKDFLRYWGDYKIRKAIDREPVQLMDLVKAMPATKLPNYVFRNNHDLTFSNQQQGWGITKPTISNGAVYADLDNDGDLELIVNNINEPASVYQNMAREQGQHAYVQLKLESDNGSAGTIGAKVTVYTAGNRQYQELNPARGYLSTQPTTLHFGLGAATTIDSIAVVWPDQSRQVLVRQGVNQLLTIRQAGAKKVKTNPVANAVPVFVSVDSLLPHTHEGYVENDFKRQPLMLWMYSHTGPVIAKGDVNRDGLEDLFISGDQKKPGAVWIQQKGKKSEPAFTKLDGLTIGDETVSAISAATFFDANGDGYDDLYVAKGGYSLFEANTASLQDELYLNDGHGKLNKATLPAMTMSSKSCIRPVDYDGDGDLDLFVGGRVVPGRYPETPQSYLLENKGNARFSLVDVPFASVGMVTDAQWSDLDGDNRPDLILCGEFMPVIVYQNTKSGFVDQTKTYMPRGETGFWSSLTVADLNGDGKKDIIAGNLGLNSQIKASTTEPAELLFADFDGNGSVDPFFCYYIQGKTYPFVSRDELNDQIYAMRRKFAYYKDYANASATDIFSAEELAKAHKLTVTNTRSVCYLRQGNTFVPGELPIQAQFAPVTSTLTGDYDRNGTTDLLLLGNRSDNRLKLGSMDANYGCLLSGDGKGGFTYVSQPASGLLVQGDVKSAMTVTIGGQPYVLIGSFNQPLQLYKTTKP